A region from the Ferroacidibacillus organovorans genome encodes:
- a CDS encoding DegV family protein → MKIAIVTDSTANLTEDECKAWGISVVPLYLNMGSASYLDGVEMSAAAFYQRMKDEETLPTTSQPSPGQFVETFERLLTTHDCVVAVLLSGKLSGTVHSAETARGLLCASRIHVIDSQVVEYALGALVLEMAKAVRRAEEQGDVCDVQALIGRMERQRASMHMYIAMNSLENLRLGGRIGAAAALLGSMMQIKPVIWLRDGQVGVFEKVRTYRRAVDSIMDRLVEQMRDVGPCEVMLIHSVTDLDVVRGFVDKVQAALPEASVSYRMLAPIVGVHVGFESLGAIYYARTAAQ, encoded by the coding sequence ATGAAGATTGCGATCGTCACGGATAGTACGGCAAATTTGACCGAGGATGAGTGTAAGGCGTGGGGGATTTCGGTGGTTCCCCTCTATTTGAATATGGGCAGTGCATCGTATCTTGACGGCGTGGAGATGAGCGCTGCGGCGTTTTATCAGCGGATGAAGGATGAAGAGACGCTGCCGACGACCTCGCAACCGTCTCCCGGACAATTTGTCGAGACGTTTGAGCGCCTCCTAACAACGCATGACTGTGTGGTTGCAGTCTTGCTGAGCGGAAAATTGAGTGGAACGGTGCATTCTGCCGAGACGGCGCGGGGTCTTCTTTGCGCTTCACGCATTCATGTGATTGATTCGCAGGTTGTGGAGTACGCGCTTGGCGCCCTTGTGCTTGAGATGGCGAAGGCTGTGCGGCGTGCGGAGGAGCAAGGCGACGTGTGTGATGTTCAGGCGCTCATTGGACGCATGGAGCGGCAGCGTGCGAGCATGCACATGTACATTGCGATGAATTCGCTCGAGAATTTGCGGCTTGGCGGAAGGATCGGGGCGGCTGCCGCGCTGCTCGGATCGATGATGCAGATTAAGCCTGTGATTTGGCTGCGTGACGGGCAAGTTGGCGTGTTTGAGAAGGTGCGTACGTACAGAAGGGCAGTCGATTCGATCATGGACCGGTTAGTCGAGCAAATGAGGGATGTGGGTCCGTGTGAAGTCATGTTGATTCACAGTGTGACGGATCTTGATGTTGTGCGTGGCTTTGTTGATAAGGTGCAGGCGGCGCTTCCGGAGGCGAGTGTGTCGTATCGCATGCTGGCGCCGATTGTCGGGGTCCACGTGGGATTCGAAAGTTTGGGAGCGATCTATTATGCGCGGACCGCGGCGCAGTGA
- a CDS encoding flagellar biosynthesis anti-sigma factor FlgM, which produces MNIQPTEPKQPKVDAAERQKMIQDLKAKVQMGTYSVNLENLAKAAIQKGILT; this is translated from the coding sequence ATGAACATTCAGCCGACAGAGCCGAAACAACCCAAAGTTGACGCTGCGGAGAGACAGAAGATGATTCAGGATCTAAAAGCGAAGGTGCAGATGGGTACGTACTCTGTGAATCTTGAAAACTTGGCGAAAGCGGCGATTCAAAAGGGGATTCTCACGTGA
- a CDS encoding ComF family protein gives MRGPRRSERQSRARCDDRDRRKRVGRVRRAFRRKYLTLRLKRMTITLLYPTAATCPRCEKRFRHVPLDVAAPRLCIDCNRDVELLISGICAVCGRKTAHAMCQECAKGVHSFFVARAYASYDGTTEHLIKALKYQEDLRVLPILQSWICEAYAAHYGYRDTIALVPVPMSIEKEQSRGFNLSFELARAVARRFRLPIIEPLERVAQDKSQTVMHGRERRSAMEHVFRCADDARSLVCRHPYLLIVDDVLTTGGTADACARRLFEVGAHSVEVLTIAR, from the coding sequence ATGCGCGGACCGCGGCGCAGTGAGCGACAGAGCCGGGCTCGGTGCGATGATCGCGACAGACGTAAAAGGGTAGGCCGGGTGCGTCGGGCGTTTCGGAGAAAATATCTCACGCTGCGCCTGAAACGGATGACGATCACGCTGCTCTATCCCACGGCGGCGACTTGTCCTCGCTGTGAGAAGCGATTCCGTCATGTCCCGCTGGATGTGGCAGCTCCCAGACTTTGTATCGACTGTAACCGCGATGTGGAGTTGTTGATTTCAGGAATCTGTGCGGTTTGCGGCCGAAAAACAGCACATGCGATGTGCCAAGAGTGTGCCAAAGGTGTTCACTCTTTTTTTGTCGCGCGCGCCTACGCCTCCTATGATGGTACGACGGAGCATCTTATCAAGGCGTTAAAGTACCAGGAGGATTTGCGCGTGTTGCCGATTTTGCAGTCGTGGATTTGCGAAGCGTACGCCGCGCACTATGGCTATCGCGACACGATCGCGCTGGTCCCCGTTCCTATGTCGATCGAAAAAGAGCAGAGTCGCGGATTCAATCTCTCGTTTGAGTTGGCGCGCGCTGTGGCGCGACGCTTTCGCCTGCCGATCATTGAACCGCTTGAGCGTGTCGCGCAGGATAAAAGTCAAACGGTGATGCACGGACGTGAGCGCAGAAGCGCGATGGAACACGTGTTTCGCTGTGCCGATGATGCGCGGTCGCTTGTTTGTCGGCATCCTTATTTGTTGATTGTCGACGATGTACTGACGACCGGCGGGACTGCGGACGCCTGCGCGCGTCGCTTGTTTGAAGTCGGGGCGCATTCTGTCGAAGTTTTGACGATCGCACGCTAG
- the fliD gene encoding flagellar filament capping protein FliD: protein MSMPGGLLNQLNSIPNAGGIGVPVSQYATQMQSVLETQLLTIPNQEISGYQAQSGALSSLQSALLTLQSAVQTLTGAGTWNQVNASINVSGVTVSAGIGAVPGTYQMNITSLATGQLDVGSVTQSSESGTSTLASGSFTITPTSGTATTINVTSGESLDALVSAINQAQSGVIAGIIQNNGSYQLTMSSRQTGSNAGFTLADVSGTVVAAGLGESMIVAASNATATLDGISISSQTNTFTDIAPGISVTANNTGSGTLSVTANTQGTLSAVNQFMSAYNDVVDLIKNDSTYTKGTNGSPGTLGPLATDATAQSALQMLPQAIMQSIGGSGTLTNLAQAGIVLDPTTGHLEFQSTSGFSVTTSSGTTTSAPNVSLTDGQTTFTNLLNQNPTALENLFGVIQTPANTGIPTSGVLGAVQNALNVFVGHGSNLGTISSEQTSLAAQIKQTNAYITQVTNEINQQVATFTSQLNALNTALANNQSSAQSILALINGGTSASSSSSSSSSGSSIP, encoded by the coding sequence ATGAGCATGCCTGGCGGTCTTTTAAACCAGCTGAACTCCATTCCCAATGCGGGTGGCATTGGCGTTCCGGTGTCACAATACGCAACACAGATGCAAAGCGTATTAGAAACGCAACTTTTGACGATTCCAAACCAAGAAATCAGCGGTTATCAAGCACAGTCAGGCGCGCTATCGAGCCTTCAAAGTGCACTATTGACACTCCAATCGGCGGTTCAAACCCTCACTGGGGCTGGAACGTGGAATCAGGTTAACGCATCCATCAACGTGTCAGGCGTGACGGTCTCGGCGGGGATCGGGGCGGTTCCCGGGACGTATCAGATGAACATTACGAGTCTCGCGACAGGCCAGCTTGATGTAGGGAGTGTCACGCAATCCAGTGAATCGGGTACGTCCACGCTCGCGTCCGGAAGTTTTACGATCACACCGACGAGTGGAACCGCGACCACGATTAACGTGACATCAGGCGAATCGCTTGATGCACTTGTTTCAGCGATCAATCAGGCGCAAAGTGGCGTAATTGCCGGAATCATTCAAAACAACGGCTCCTATCAACTGACCATGAGCAGTCGGCAGACGGGTTCAAACGCAGGATTTACGCTTGCGGATGTGTCAGGAACCGTGGTTGCAGCAGGTCTTGGCGAATCGATGATTGTTGCCGCAAGCAACGCCACTGCAACGCTTGATGGCATCTCCATTTCTTCGCAGACAAACACCTTTACCGATATTGCGCCAGGGATCAGTGTGACTGCGAACAATACGGGATCTGGGACTCTCAGTGTAACAGCAAACACGCAAGGGACGCTTTCTGCAGTCAATCAGTTTATGAGCGCATATAACGATGTGGTGGATCTAATCAAAAATGATTCCACGTATACGAAAGGGACAAACGGATCGCCGGGTACACTCGGTCCTTTAGCCACAGATGCCACGGCACAAAGCGCGTTACAAATGCTTCCGCAAGCGATCATGCAGTCCATTGGTGGAAGCGGGACGCTGACAAACCTTGCGCAAGCGGGGATTGTGCTTGATCCGACAACGGGGCATTTGGAATTTCAATCGACAAGCGGATTTTCTGTGACGACATCGAGCGGGACAACCACAAGCGCGCCAAATGTGAGTTTAACGGATGGGCAAACGACATTTACGAATCTACTCAATCAAAATCCAACGGCGCTTGAGAATCTGTTTGGGGTCATTCAAACACCTGCGAACACAGGCATCCCAACGAGTGGCGTACTGGGCGCTGTGCAAAACGCGCTGAATGTTTTTGTGGGACACGGAAGTAATCTTGGAACAATCTCCTCCGAACAGACGTCGCTCGCCGCGCAGATCAAGCAAACGAACGCGTATATTACGCAAGTCACAAATGAAATTAACCAACAGGTCGCAACATTTACCTCTCAACTCAATGCGCTCAATACGGCACTTGCAAACAATCAGAGTTCGGCACAAAGCATTTTGGCTTTGATCAATGGTGGGACGAGTGCATCGAGTAGTAGTTCCTCTTCATCAAGCGGTTCTTCAATACCTTAA
- a CDS encoding sigma-70 family RNA polymerase sigma factor, with the protein MFISVTEEHYIKKLAYRWIQRRQSGSIDQKDLESSALLRWIECCKRYPELAGSGREAMFRETVKGAMRDTLRKSSPVKMPRKNPYLPITYVDPSFIDERVGNEPALDRDLYMDVLHAIRNIPKREQIILSLHIEEGLTMTEIAEVLSVSVATVSRSYRSAIEQIRKSVQKIE; encoded by the coding sequence ATGTTTATCTCTGTCACTGAAGAACATTATATAAAGAAATTGGCATACCGATGGATCCAGCGCAGGCAGAGTGGCAGTATTGATCAAAAAGATTTAGAGTCAAGCGCATTGCTCCGATGGATTGAATGCTGCAAACGGTATCCCGAGCTTGCTGGTTCAGGGAGAGAGGCGATGTTTCGAGAAACAGTTAAGGGGGCGATGCGTGACACGCTCCGAAAATCAAGTCCTGTAAAAATGCCGAGAAAAAACCCATATCTACCGATTACTTATGTGGATCCGAGTTTTATTGATGAACGAGTGGGTAACGAACCTGCTTTAGATCGAGATTTATATATGGATGTACTCCATGCTATCCGAAACATCCCTAAAAGAGAACAAATTATTCTTTCGCTTCATATTGAAGAAGGACTTACAATGACGGAAATTGCCGAAGTGCTTTCGGTTTCAGTAGCCACGGTTTCCCGCTCTTATCGAAGTGCCATAGAACAAATTCGAAAGTCCGTGCAAAAAATAGAATGA
- the flgK gene encoding flagellar hook-associated protein FlgK, with product MNISTFTSLYIGQSALNTTQNQENVVGNNISNANTPGYAKEVVNVSEGTPFPTEPSTNAPLIGGQFGQGASIQSITRAIDPFYNQQDRQNQSAASQSSAFATGMTQVEGVLNEPSSGSLQNALDTFFSSWQTVSQNPSDSSARQTVLASAQGLAQTYQTVTNQLETTQQNLNQQVSASITQVNQDATQIATLNAQIARATASGDNPNTLYNQRAAVLDSLSKLTNYSYTEQASGMVSVSVGSTVLVSGSSATPVSSLTSTGGSIAGNSQTITQIQSTLGKLNTFLQTLSTTVNNQVTAGYPLSGTANAPALFQSSTDANGNTVLSVAPLTPSQLGVAGSPNSPGDNTNAQKVMAIQNQNTLSGGTFDQFIGGMVSQVGITAQGAIQTNQTNQALLLQSHQLRQSVSGVNLNNEATQLIQYQNAYSAAAKFISVFDSMMQTLMQMNT from the coding sequence TTGAACATCTCGACGTTTACTTCCCTCTACATCGGACAAAGTGCGCTAAACACAACACAAAACCAAGAAAATGTCGTTGGCAACAATATCAGTAACGCCAATACGCCAGGGTATGCAAAAGAAGTGGTGAATGTCTCGGAGGGGACGCCTTTTCCGACAGAACCGTCTACCAATGCGCCGCTTATCGGTGGGCAATTTGGACAAGGTGCTTCGATTCAATCGATCACGCGTGCCATTGACCCATTCTATAATCAACAGGATCGACAGAATCAGAGTGCGGCGTCGCAATCCTCTGCGTTTGCAACGGGCATGACACAGGTGGAAGGTGTTTTAAATGAACCCAGTTCAGGAAGCCTTCAAAACGCACTGGATACCTTTTTCTCTTCGTGGCAAACCGTTTCACAAAATCCTTCCGACAGTTCCGCGCGCCAAACGGTTCTTGCGTCTGCGCAAGGCCTTGCACAAACCTACCAGACTGTGACGAATCAACTCGAAACGACGCAACAAAACCTCAACCAACAAGTTTCGGCATCCATCACACAGGTCAATCAAGATGCAACGCAGATCGCAACGCTTAACGCGCAAATTGCGCGGGCAACAGCGTCGGGGGATAACCCAAACACGCTCTACAATCAGCGCGCGGCGGTGCTTGATTCGCTTTCAAAGCTCACCAATTACAGCTACACCGAACAGGCAAGTGGTATGGTGTCTGTATCCGTTGGAAGTACGGTGCTCGTGTCAGGAAGTTCAGCGACGCCGGTATCAAGCCTGACATCGACTGGCGGTAGTATCGCCGGGAACAGCCAGACGATCACGCAAATTCAGTCCACCCTTGGGAAATTAAACACGTTTTTACAGACGCTATCAACGACCGTTAACAATCAAGTGACTGCGGGATACCCTCTATCCGGAACCGCTAACGCGCCCGCGCTTTTTCAAAGCAGTACAGACGCAAACGGAAATACGGTGTTATCGGTAGCGCCGCTCACACCATCACAACTCGGCGTGGCGGGATCACCCAACAGTCCTGGGGATAACACAAACGCACAAAAGGTGATGGCGATCCAAAATCAAAACACGCTTTCAGGCGGAACGTTTGATCAGTTTATTGGCGGGATGGTCAGTCAGGTAGGCATTACGGCGCAAGGGGCGATCCAAACCAACCAAACGAACCAGGCGCTGCTTCTTCAATCGCACCAGTTGCGCCAGAGTGTTTCTGGCGTCAACTTAAACAACGAAGCGACCCAACTGATTCAATATCAAAACGCGTATTCGGCGGCGGCAAAATTCATCAGCGTGTTTGATTCGATGATGCAAACACTTATGCAAATGAATACGTAA
- a CDS encoding glycosyltransferase family 2 protein, translating to MLLSACLIVKNEALTLDRCLSSLRGVVDEIIVVDTGSTDDTIKIARDHGAMVTHFDWDGDFSHARNASLDLASGEYALVIDADEYLDEKQKEGLRTFLETNRPEALMIRQRNYLGQLSEIRSVLPLNVMRIFRSYHRYEGSIHEQISLSVERTKKPVAFF from the coding sequence GTGCTTTTATCTGCGTGCTTGATTGTCAAAAATGAAGCGTTAACGCTTGATCGTTGTCTTTCATCACTCCGCGGTGTCGTCGATGAAATCATCGTAGTCGATACAGGATCAACGGATGATACGATAAAGATTGCGCGTGATCATGGCGCGATGGTTACTCATTTTGATTGGGATGGCGATTTTTCACACGCGCGAAACGCATCGCTTGATCTTGCTTCAGGAGAATATGCGCTTGTGATTGACGCGGACGAATACCTTGATGAGAAACAAAAAGAAGGTCTTCGAACGTTTCTTGAAACAAATCGTCCGGAAGCGCTTATGATCCGTCAACGAAACTATCTGGGGCAGCTCTCTGAAATTCGATCCGTCTTGCCTCTTAATGTCATGCGGATTTTTCGATCGTATCATCGCTATGAGGGAAGCATTCACGAACAAATTTCGCTTTCCGTTGAACGCACAAAAAAACCTGTCGCTTTTTTTTGA
- the pnpS gene encoding two-component system histidine kinase PnpS, which yields MFLFDLALVLTALSLFSIIAMGLRVAQYRSMGRELIKSLEDVLYEGTQNKPEWPDLPERSSALTELRLRVQSAVVALREEREKTVQEQSKLSGILGHILSGVMMLDRAGRIVFVNPAMETLFGLPAENWIGRWHWETAYPYEVAALVDESLSLGTTQKREVTVHKPHDLTLEVHVTPILHSTGGVAGAVLLLHDVTEWRRLESMRSDFVANVSHELRTPITALKGFAETLLDGALDDPKVAREFLEIIRAEADRITRLVNDLLDLSKIEAKQVPLHMENVSLREMFARVTQIFVADAKQEGVAILTDLPFSDLRVSADIDRLQQVLVNLVSNALQFTPREGTITLSAEEVHNRVVVRVRDTGAGIPAQDLGRVFERFYRVDKARSRRSGGTGLGLAIVKHIVEAHGGRVGVFSEFGQGSEFFFDLPIAQESASSV from the coding sequence GTGTTTCTTTTCGATCTGGCGCTGGTTCTCACGGCGCTTTCGCTGTTTTCAATCATCGCCATGGGCTTGCGAGTCGCGCAGTATCGCAGTATGGGGCGCGAACTGATCAAGTCGCTGGAAGATGTCCTCTATGAAGGCACGCAGAACAAGCCGGAGTGGCCGGACTTGCCAGAGCGCAGTTCAGCATTGACTGAGCTGCGCTTGCGCGTGCAAAGCGCGGTTGTTGCGCTGCGCGAGGAGCGCGAGAAGACGGTGCAGGAACAAAGTAAACTGAGCGGCATTCTCGGGCACATCTTGAGTGGTGTCATGATGCTTGACAGGGCTGGACGCATCGTTTTTGTGAACCCTGCGATGGAGACGCTGTTCGGGTTGCCTGCGGAAAACTGGATTGGCAGGTGGCACTGGGAAACGGCGTATCCGTATGAGGTGGCGGCGCTGGTTGACGAATCGCTGTCGCTTGGCACGACGCAAAAGCGCGAGGTGACGGTGCACAAACCGCACGATTTGACGCTTGAGGTGCACGTTACGCCGATCCTGCACTCGACAGGAGGAGTCGCCGGCGCGGTGCTTTTGCTGCATGATGTGACAGAGTGGCGAAGGCTTGAGAGCATGCGCAGCGACTTTGTGGCAAATGTGTCGCATGAGTTGCGAACGCCGATCACGGCGCTCAAAGGCTTTGCGGAAACATTGCTCGATGGCGCGCTTGATGATCCTAAGGTGGCGCGCGAGTTTCTTGAGATTATTCGCGCGGAGGCGGACCGGATTACGCGACTTGTAAATGACCTCCTGGATCTTTCCAAGATCGAGGCGAAACAGGTGCCGCTGCACATGGAGAACGTGTCGCTGCGCGAGATGTTTGCGCGTGTCACGCAGATTTTCGTTGCTGACGCAAAGCAGGAGGGCGTCGCCATTTTAACTGATCTGCCTTTCTCTGATCTTCGCGTCAGCGCCGATATTGACCGATTGCAACAGGTCCTGGTGAACCTCGTCAGCAATGCGCTGCAATTCACGCCGCGGGAGGGAACGATCACCTTGTCTGCAGAGGAGGTTCACAATCGTGTGGTGGTCCGAGTGCGCGACACAGGCGCGGGAATCCCTGCACAGGATTTGGGACGGGTCTTTGAGCGCTTTTACAGGGTTGACAAGGCGCGCAGCAGACGCTCGGGCGGGACTGGTCTTGGGCTTGCCATCGTCAAGCATATCGTGGAGGCGCATGGAGGACGTGTCGGCGTCTTCTCTGAATTCGGTCAGGGGAGTGAGTTTTTCTTCGATCTCCCGATCGCTCAGGAATCTGCGTCAAGCGTTTAG
- a CDS encoding response regulator transcription factor: protein MGQKLLVVDDEESIRTLVRYNLVQAGFDVTLAEDGEAGFQQIQQDTFDLLILDLMMPGMSGLEICKRMRQMHKDTPIIMLTARGEEIDRVLGLEMGADDYITKPFSPRELVARVRAVLRRKGEGEREPDQQEVYQVGSVRLDVSRYEVTVDGRLIDLTPREFDLLYFLLQHTDRVVSRDQLLDRVWGYDYAGDTRLVDVHVSHLREKIERDPKSPRYIKTVRGVGYKFTRSE from the coding sequence GTGGGCCAGAAGCTGCTCGTCGTCGATGATGAAGAGTCGATTCGCACATTGGTTCGTTACAATCTCGTACAGGCAGGTTTTGATGTCACGCTTGCGGAAGATGGCGAGGCTGGTTTTCAGCAGATTCAGCAGGATACGTTTGATTTGTTGATCCTTGATTTGATGATGCCTGGCATGAGTGGTCTTGAGATTTGCAAGCGCATGCGCCAGATGCACAAGGATACGCCGATTATCATGCTGACAGCGCGCGGCGAGGAGATCGATCGGGTGCTGGGGCTTGAGATGGGGGCGGATGATTACATTACAAAGCCGTTTAGTCCACGCGAATTGGTGGCGCGTGTTCGTGCGGTGCTCAGGCGCAAGGGTGAGGGGGAGCGTGAACCGGATCAGCAGGAGGTTTATCAAGTCGGATCGGTGCGGCTTGACGTTTCGCGCTATGAGGTGACGGTCGATGGGAGGTTGATCGATCTGACGCCGCGCGAGTTTGACCTGCTCTACTTTTTGCTGCAGCACACGGATCGGGTGGTCAGTCGCGACCAGCTTCTTGATCGTGTGTGGGGGTACGATTATGCGGGGGATACGCGGCTTGTCGATGTGCATGTGAGCCATTTGCGAGAAAAGATCGAGCGCGATCCTAAATCGCCGCGATATATTAAGACGGTGCGCGGTGTCGGATACAAGTTTACGCGGAGTGAGTGA
- a CDS encoding tetratricopeptide repeat protein, which produces MLRKGKTNRNRELLYQELENDPNNLFHLSNLMAEHLVVGELDEARRLGKRSLTILHATKKKPIFSSRIYSLYLLSLEDREEACTVYQEAIRLFPEHTDFRLRFAQYEIKQKRFLSAQNILFEAIKHGDPKYSMIEFTEGAGSFLSYTELARVYSFMEDAQSATESALRSFFMQPFDSKVMALLSYRVPQEGQAMLLERICDVKSAGEWAALQAIKGQNVEREIAEFENRFGKHVLFEFAKNVMSQGEKTFSKDTSEEEREWINGLCSIVRGEDGEAHLKRGGAKGAFLLQTLTFLNDGTEFHCGLKNIVWDLIGFRAYDLLKRILPHCDDLMDIWPMLYHTPFEAHLSDVLWSGDTPMEQAHLAHRAFYNRETEKGLTHIECAEKDGVTVYSRIVRADLLLQKGKGDEAKKTLLQAIEAFPQSRLLLDAKRALFGEIDHKQVFYALGGNQ; this is translated from the coding sequence ATGTTACGAAAGGGGAAGACCAACCGAAACCGCGAGCTTTTGTATCAAGAACTTGAAAACGACCCCAACAATCTTTTTCACCTCTCAAACTTGATGGCAGAACACTTGGTTGTCGGTGAACTGGACGAAGCGAGAAGACTTGGAAAACGATCGCTCACAATTTTACACGCTACAAAGAAGAAACCTATTTTTTCAAGCCGTATTTATTCACTTTATTTATTAAGCCTTGAGGATCGTGAAGAAGCGTGTACAGTCTATCAAGAAGCGATTCGGCTGTTTCCGGAGCATACCGATTTTCGACTTCGTTTTGCGCAATACGAGATCAAACAAAAGCGATTCTTATCCGCCCAAAACATTCTTTTTGAAGCGATTAAACATGGTGATCCAAAGTATTCTATGATTGAGTTTACTGAAGGTGCGGGTAGCTTTTTATCGTATACAGAACTGGCGCGCGTCTACAGTTTTATGGAGGATGCGCAAAGTGCGACCGAATCGGCGCTGCGTTCTTTTTTCATGCAGCCGTTTGACAGCAAAGTGATGGCCCTTCTTTCCTATCGGGTTCCGCAAGAAGGGCAGGCCATGTTGCTTGAACGCATCTGTGATGTAAAATCTGCGGGTGAGTGGGCGGCACTCCAAGCCATCAAAGGGCAGAACGTAGAGCGCGAAATTGCGGAATTTGAAAACCGGTTTGGAAAGCATGTTCTTTTTGAATTTGCAAAGAACGTGATGAGTCAAGGGGAAAAAACGTTTAGCAAGGATACCTCAGAAGAAGAGCGGGAATGGATCAACGGACTTTGTTCGATTGTGCGCGGTGAGGATGGTGAAGCGCATTTAAAACGGGGTGGAGCCAAAGGCGCCTTTTTGCTCCAGACCCTCACGTTTTTGAACGATGGGACAGAATTTCACTGTGGGTTAAAAAACATCGTGTGGGACTTGATTGGGTTTCGTGCCTATGATCTCTTAAAACGGATCTTGCCGCATTGTGATGATCTGATGGACATTTGGCCAATGCTTTATCACACGCCCTTTGAAGCCCATTTAAGTGATGTGTTGTGGTCGGGTGATACACCAATGGAACAGGCGCATCTTGCGCACCGCGCCTTTTATAACCGCGAAACTGAAAAAGGGTTAACGCACATTGAGTGTGCAGAAAAGGATGGCGTGACGGTGTATTCGCGAATTGTGAGGGCTGATTTGCTCTTGCAAAAAGGAAAGGGTGACGAGGCGAAAAAAACGCTTTTGCAAGCTATTGAAGCCTTTCCGCAATCAAGACTTTTGCTTGATGCCAAGCGCGCACTTTTTGGTGAGATCGATCATAAACAAGTTTTTTACGCACTAGGAGGCAATCAATAG
- a CDS encoding flagellin, with protein MNITNSMMTNQYVYNLNQINQNMMTQENQMATGKTLNLPSDNPLAVSTDMQTKTAISQATSDLSAASGSLAMMNTTQAAVSEMASVLNGLQTIVNQAINTPNETPQTLGALSQQAGQLISQLGQLSDTKYGNNYVFGGYQTETPPSTYVFTNTSPTGTTSAPTVQFSNGTQVQTSVLGTDLFQTPPAGKTVSLSQTLQTLVSDIQGGNSGTLSTDLANLQAQTNHVINQNAALGTRINQIQAYANQTTNYQTLLLNQQSNLENANMAQVLTQFSNEQTVYTAALKLGQQILMPTLFTYLP; from the coding sequence ATGAACATTACCAATTCGATGATGACCAACCAATATGTGTACAACCTCAATCAGATTAACCAAAATATGATGACGCAAGAAAATCAGATGGCAACGGGGAAGACGCTCAATTTGCCGTCAGACAATCCGCTTGCGGTATCGACGGACATGCAAACGAAAACCGCGATCTCGCAAGCCACCTCCGATCTTTCGGCGGCATCCGGATCGCTTGCCATGATGAACACGACGCAAGCGGCGGTTTCTGAAATGGCCTCTGTGCTAAACGGACTGCAAACCATTGTAAACCAAGCGATCAACACGCCAAATGAAACACCGCAAACGCTCGGGGCTCTCTCACAACAAGCGGGTCAACTGATTTCACAACTGGGCCAACTGAGCGATACGAAGTATGGAAATAATTACGTGTTTGGTGGCTATCAAACGGAAACACCGCCTTCTACCTATGTGTTCACGAACACCTCACCAACCGGTACGACCAGTGCGCCGACGGTGCAGTTTTCAAACGGCACACAAGTTCAAACGTCCGTTTTGGGAACCGACCTTTTTCAAACACCGCCTGCCGGAAAAACGGTTAGCCTTTCGCAAACGCTCCAAACGCTCGTTTCGGACATTCAAGGTGGAAACAGTGGTACGTTATCAACCGATTTAGCGAATCTTCAGGCGCAGACGAATCATGTGATTAACCAAAACGCAGCGCTTGGAACAAGGATCAATCAGATTCAAGCCTACGCGAATCAGACGACGAATTATCAAACACTCCTTCTCAATCAGCAAAGCAATCTAGAGAATGCGAACATGGCACAGGTGCTTACGCAGTTTAGCAATGAACAGACAGTGTACACGGCAGCATTAAAACTCGGTCAGCAAATTTTGATGCCCACGCTTTTTACTTATCTGCCGTAG